In Magnolia sinica isolate HGM2019 chromosome 16, MsV1, whole genome shotgun sequence, the genomic window gagaggagagatgaACCgaagaagtaccgcacgcgtggacaacaacaatggcccagacgcacgtgcgtgagacccactattcagaaaaaggccgcCTTGGCCCTTGTCGGCCAtgaatggactccaaaactcccaaatctcagttAAATCCGATGTGCGGTTTGTACATGGTGCTCTATCGAAGTTTTAGCCCTCTTGTAGGGCCAAATTCTGAAATTCTGTTGTGAGGAGGAGAATTGCTGtaatagatgattgatttgaagtgtagatgatggggtgagatgagaagaagggatggtagaagatgggtagtagagatgacaATGAATGGGGgcaaatcgggatagatgtggcttcgcaccacagtagttaacccttcgatgaagggagggcttcgcacccaattaggcttcacaactcagagagtaggaaaacagaaaatttttattaatcttaatgaatcaaaagaactacaagggggcTTTTCTtgtaggaaaaccctataccccaaaactcgctccatgtgcgcaacctattacttggcgatgaagtaaactaaaataaaaacccaacaaagaaatttaaagcattcatgatgttttaaataataacaataagcaaaacctaaaatatgaaatcaattcaactagtgggctacgatcatgagatcccatgatgggcttttcttgattgtcaGGCCCACTctcttgaatcaaaacttcgtctcctaactaggaggccctccctggacgtcgtcatcaattcagatcgacggtggggtcctccttctggcgtatgtgcgtagggggcAGCGTGCGTGCGcctgtgcgcgtgatgtccccattagTAGACTTACGGTTTGGTCACGTGCAACGGAGATAGAACTGTGCTAGTCAGGAGTGAGTTTGTAcatgttgaaggctctaaaaggacatttggaaggcccaaaaggacgtggatagtggtagtaagaaaagacttgacctATGGTCTAAATGAATTTATGGCCCTTgaggaaaaggattcatgtaccctaccccaattggttgggataaggcttagatggtgatgatgatgaccaATAAAATGGTTTGTACAGAATTCTTTGACCATTGTTGGCATGAAAACTGGGACAGTCTCATTGTATGTTTTGTACTAAACATCCACAAATATTGGAGGATGAGGAAACCTAGAGTAGGACAAGGAACCTATAAAGAGCCTAGAGGCTACCCAGATGAACAAAATCTGAGGAGCCTGGTCCCAGATGAACTGAACTTGGAAGAGAATGTGGATGAATTGAACCTAGAAGATGAGGGGCCTGAACCCAGGCGAACTGAACCTGGAGGAGGAAGAGAAGCCTGGACACAGGTGAACTGAACCTGAAGGCAGCAGAGGATCTTGGGCCTAGATGAGTCCTAGTTGAAGTAGGAGGAGAGTTGCTCGGTTCATCTGCAAGTGTTTAGACCCAGATGAACTGAACCTAGGGTGTCTTCAAAAGTCCTATAGTGCAGGCTCTTTACCGGAGTTAAAGACTCGTTATCCAAGTTAGAGAAATTGGCAAACTAACATAAGTTTTTTGGTCTTCAAATGTTCCATGTTGTAAGGATCGTGGTTGGACCGAGAACCTAGCCAATTAAAGAATAGTCACTTTCAAGAAATACTTCAAAAGAGGAACTGGTTTCATATATCAACATTATTAACAGGGAAGGAGGCTCTCGATGACAAATTGATAAACTAATGCAACGAATGTAATAATCTCATTGACTCGGCATTTTTTCTGTGATTCTGTGGATTTCTAGACCTCAATGTTGAATAGTCTGCATCAAGTACCAATTAGTAAATGGTATTAACTGTATGAACCATAAGATTGGCAAATATGTCAAAATCCAGACTGAAAAACTGACATGGCATCTCATGGATGGGCCAGAGGTGAGGGAAAACTGTAGCAATTAGCAGCTTGAAATATTTTGAGTTATAAACCTTCTGGACTGCTGCTCCAAACTTTTTCTTGGCCATGCAAAAGTGGGAAGGAATTGGTATGTTATGAACTTGCGAAGGGCATGATTTTTGGGTATGGTCATCAAAGAGGTCGTCCACTAACTGAACTGTCTAGATCCATCATCAAAGTGCAAAAATCAACCATTCGTGTGGTTTACCATTTACTAAATTTACTCTTTGCACATTGGATCCTAAACCTTGTAAATATCTTTCAACATTTTTCACTTGTTCACATATTTATCAGTTTGATCAATGAATTATCTTACCTACCATTCTTCCCATTTGATAAATACTTAATTTTGATTTGCAGAGACTTCAACTCGGTTCATATCAAATTTGCTTGaattgtggatgggagacgaacTGACTTTTACTGTTTTAGAGTGTTGATAAACCAGAGGAAGTTCTGTCTTAGTGAGATACATTTGCATGTTGCTAGTATTTAGAAAGCGCCCTTTGGTTGAAATCTCGTGATCTTTTTATGATGTCAATTTGTATCTTGTTTCTTGTAACTGATAATTTCATGTTGGGTATGTCTTTTACAGGGAAAATTAGAGATGATACAAATTCCCGTACACCATTTTTCTGTCAGGAGAAATTGCCCATGTCATCCGAGCCCACACAAGCAGAGGTTAAGAAAGTTCATGAActtccaccatttcttttatctgattggagtagtggagaatCATGGTTCAGAGAAAAAGCAACTTCTGGTACAGACATCTCAAAAGCAAGTCCTGGTCTCACCATTCCTAACTACTCAGGACAGGTGGTTGCCCCAGTTCTTGGTTCATTTTCAGCTACTCCTGCTAGTGGTACCAATATGACATCTTCATCTGTTTCATCCTGGAGAAATCCGGCAAATAACATAACCCATAGCCCAGTTGCAATTCAAGTGCTTCCATGCTTTAATGGGTCTGCTGTATCAAATATGCGGAATATGAGTTCGAGCCCATCCATTCAAAGCCCTGGCGCTGCTGGAGAGAAGTGGGATCTTCACAGCAAATCAAGATCACACCTGAGCTCTGGGTCCTACCAGAATGGTTGTAACCACTTGTTTGAATCAGAGCCTAATGCGTTGCATTTACAGTTCATTGGATTTAATACGCCGAAACCACAGAATGGCAATAATTCACCTCATGAACATATTGATGCTAGTGGGCCCGGGAAGTTTCTGAAGGGTTGGAACTGCACAGATGTGAAATCTGCTAAGGATATGAATTTGAATATCCACCTTCCAAATGAATTTCAAGGCGAAGAGAAACCACCCCATGGTCCTGTGGTAAATATTGCTGTAGAAGGGAAGCATGGAGTTCTATCGGGGATACCATGGCTCAGAAAGAAGCCAACCTGTAATGAATCTGCAAGTATTACAGGAAGTACAACCCAATTGGATTTGGGCTTTTCTAGTTGCATTCAGCCGGTTTCCACCCAAGATGCTGAGACCTGGCAGTTTGAGAGTGGAACTGGAACTGAAAAGGATCCTCTAGGTTTTTTGCAGGAGGCTGCATCAACCTTGCTCTCCAAGGATGCAGTAACCCACAAGATCGAACTGGGTGACGGCCCAAGTTATAATAAACTTCTCAGTTTTCCCCTGTTCGATAAGACTCATATTTTGAGGGGACAGTGTGCTTTCAGTTCAGCATCCATGTTGTGTCAGGGCCAATCTGAAATCTATGATACTGAAAAAAATGTGAAGATCTGTTCGCCTCGTGGTGACTCACCTCATGGTCATACACCGCTTGATTTGGAAAAGCAGCAGCCCTTTGTGGAGGATCTGGTTGCAGAAATGGTGGTTGAGAAGAGCCCTACAAGTCTTAGACGTTGCATTAATCTGAATTCTACAGTGTCAGCATGGGACGAGCAGGCACAGTCGCAGGAGATTCTGTTGAAAACTGATGCAGAGTATCCAACATCATCTTCTGTTCCAAGAGCTGCTGTGGAGATGATGGCTGGGATAGATTTGGAGTCGCCAATTGTTTCACAGGCAGAGGATGCTCCTCCCCAGGGTGAATCTCCGGGAACAAATCAGCCAGAGACACCTGTCCAACCATTGCGATGCGAAATGGAGGATCCACAGGGGGCACTTGCCAGGTTAGCAGCAGAGGTTATTGTCGATTTATCATCGGCTATGGACGGTCATTCAGGAGATGACAATTGCAGTCCCTCATCCTTGAGGGACTCTCTTCTTTGGTTCTCGGAGGTGGTTTCATCGAATGCAGGTGACCTTGAGAATGCAGTGCGAGTCTCAAGGGGAAAGGCTGACGGTGATAACGAGTTCTCAGACATTGGGTCAGATTCCTTTGAGGCCATGACATTGAAGCTGAGTGAAACCATGGTGGATGTTGAGTACTGTTATAAGCCCTGGGAGAGGGAGAACCAAAAGGATGAAGAGATGGGTCCTGCTCCATTGCCAACCCGGCCTCGAAGGCGCCAGGCGAGGAGAGGGAGGCAACGGAACGACTTTCAGAAAGACATCCTGCCAGGCCTCGTGTCCCTGTCGAGGCATGAGGTGACTGAAGATCTGCAGATGATCGGAGGGTTGATGAGGGCTTCAGGTTGCTCTTGGCCAATAGGGTTAGCGAGGAGAAACACGGGTAGAAATGGATGGCATTGCCAGGC contains:
- the LOC131229416 gene encoding uncharacterized protein LOC131229416 is translated as MGTKLQCKSYLPGYYSMRDLNEDANTGSWSLFFDEKMLKSEQYYNVFTPRPVDGYSECDKEVLKQTMLDHEATFRKQVYELHRLYRIQRDLMDELQKKELYSYSISAETSSQSNLFSSRVPSEYMHKMWQMPSLPVVNSSYCGTSISGTDNRRSSLDFLKESSMQAGVRGSVKDCEVSDSKCKKFPRKTFDLQLPADEYIDSEDGEATEEEKVREMSLGAKHCLDRHCGSGPRSGESLSLGAGQNPSCGANDWKLESHVRNSCRSRCLADLNEPIRGICSEEAEALASSNFQVPMAFHEEIQGRQLHTEPKASVPVLQRDSFLDNQKGGDHRTHLSILHPEDGEKRREQLSYPHEAGKIRDDTNSRTPFFCQEKLPMSSEPTQAEVKKVHELPPFLLSDWSSGESWFREKATSGTDISKASPGLTIPNYSGQVVAPVLGSFSATPASGTNMTSSSVSSWRNPANNITHSPVAIQVLPCFNGSAVSNMRNMSSSPSIQSPGAAGEKWDLHSKSRSHLSSGSYQNGCNHLFESEPNALHLQFIGFNTPKPQNGNNSPHEHIDASGPGKFLKGWNCTDVKSAKDMNLNIHLPNEFQGEEKPPHGPVVNIAVEGKHGVLSGIPWLRKKPTCNESASITGSTTQLDLGFSSCIQPVSTQDAETWQFESGTGTEKDPLGFLQEAASTLLSKDAVTHKIELGDGPSYNKLLSFPLFDKTHILRGQCAFSSASMLCQGQSEIYDTEKNVKICSPRGDSPHGHTPLDLEKQQPFVEDLVAEMVVEKSPTSLRRCINLNSTVSAWDEQAQSQEILLKTDAEYPTSSSVPRAAVEMMAGIDLESPIVSQAEDAPPQGESPGTNQPETPVQPLRCEMEDPQGALARLAAEVIVDLSSAMDGHSGDDNCSPSSLRDSLLWFSEVVSSNAGDLENAVRVSRGKADGDNEFSDIGSDSFEAMTLKLSETMVDVEYCYKPWERENQKDEEMGPAPLPTRPRRRQARRGRQRNDFQKDILPGLVSLSRHEVTEDLQMIGGLMRASGCSWPIGLARRNTGRNGWHCQARGRRRPRGSSVAAAVTANLVGPPPRQPSNSEVEVDGISLRGWGKTTRRCQRQRFRTGNFSAPLT